One Echinicola strongylocentroti DNA window includes the following coding sequences:
- a CDS encoding Gfo/Idh/MocA family protein, protein MIKTLLLQIVCCFMFLFSSVLYAQETVKFAMVGLSHGHSPWFFEWGKEEGMELVSIYEPDKSIARSFQERYGLEEALLYTDLQRMLQETQPDGILVFGAIVDHLEAVKVAAPMGIHVMVEKPLATTLADAQKMAQLAKENSIHLLTDYETSWYPATEKVFRFFDEQQAAFGEIRKMVFHHGHEGPKEIGVGPEFLEWLTDPVKNGGGALVDFGCYGANIMTYLMHGERPLAVTAVTKTYKPEIYPEVDDEATIIVDYKSSQGIIQASWNWPFNRKDMEVYGERGYVITKDDEQLRYRVKGKEERQMKAAAAQLDVETNPFEYFREVIVGDRVPDAFSPYTLENNLRVMEILDAARKSAEQGERVVLQE, encoded by the coding sequence ATGATAAAAACCCTTTTGCTTCAGATTGTATGCTGTTTTATGTTCCTGTTTTCTTCCGTGTTATATGCGCAAGAAACGGTGAAATTTGCCATGGTGGGGCTGTCCCATGGCCACAGCCCTTGGTTTTTTGAGTGGGGCAAGGAAGAAGGGATGGAGTTGGTGAGCATTTATGAGCCAGATAAGTCCATCGCCAGATCGTTTCAAGAGCGGTATGGTTTAGAGGAAGCACTATTGTACACCGACCTGCAAAGAATGCTTCAGGAAACGCAGCCCGACGGTATATTGGTGTTTGGAGCCATCGTGGACCATCTCGAGGCGGTGAAAGTGGCCGCACCGATGGGAATCCATGTTATGGTGGAAAAGCCACTGGCTACTACATTGGCAGATGCCCAAAAAATGGCGCAGTTGGCCAAGGAAAATTCCATCCACTTATTGACAGATTATGAGACCTCTTGGTACCCGGCCACCGAGAAGGTCTTCCGCTTTTTTGATGAGCAGCAAGCAGCGTTTGGGGAGATCCGAAAGATGGTATTTCACCATGGCCATGAAGGCCCCAAGGAAATCGGCGTGGGGCCAGAGTTTTTGGAATGGCTGACCGATCCGGTGAAAAATGGAGGAGGAGCCTTGGTGGACTTTGGTTGCTACGGAGCCAATATCATGACTTATCTGATGCATGGTGAGCGGCCCCTTGCCGTAACGGCGGTTACCAAAACGTACAAGCCGGAGATTTATCCCGAAGTGGATGACGAAGCCACCATCATCGTGGATTACAAAAGCAGCCAAGGCATCATCCAAGCTTCATGGAACTGGCCTTTCAATAGGAAGGACATGGAGGTGTATGGCGAAAGGGGTTACGTAATTACCAAGGATGATGAACAGCTTCGCTACAGGGTCAAAGGTAAGGAAGAAAGGCAAATGAAGGCAGCAGCTGCGCAATTGGATGTCGAAACCAACCCTTTCGAATATTTTCGGGAGGTGATTGTGGGCGACCGGGTGCCTGATGCTTTTAGTCCCTATACTTTGGAGAACAATTTGCGGGTAATGGAGATTTTGGATGCGGCAAGAAAGTCTGCTGAGCAGGGAGAGCGAGTGGTTTTGCAGGAATGA